The following coding sequences lie in one Cucurbita pepo subsp. pepo cultivar mu-cu-16 chromosome LG13, ASM280686v2, whole genome shotgun sequence genomic window:
- the LOC111808780 gene encoding uncharacterized protein LOC111808780 — MESSTQEVSMEVQQQKIFALLDFVMECNRNHRLTSSVLEPENYHVSMMKDAVLDSAIILDSLTVLSPSEDENENANVPKEHVPDRLPKFHPPRKGLSAVRSFPPGCGRGAPPVRIQHGSKFLKNDGSRGENRDWNVEALTKGAKKSSAASFSAAPITHRNVSEDHKILEDPMRKTPRNEDGSIEGKFFREFDHVKSKQGELATGPEPMENRVVVQGLKAAPHCPWRQSKRTFKSNANQQNS, encoded by the coding sequence ATGGAGTCATCAACTCAGGAGGTTTCAATGGAGGTCCAGCAACAAAAGATTTTTGCTCTTCTTGATTTTGTGATGGAGTGTAATAGGAATCATAGATTAACTTCTAGTGTGTTGGAACCAGAGAACTACCATGTTTCCATGATGAAGGATGCAGTACTTGATTCTGCAATAATACTTGACTCTCTTACCGTTTTAAGTCCTTCTGaagatgagaatgagaatgccAATGTTCCAAAGGAACATGTTCCGGATAGATTGCCTAAGTTTCATCCACCCCGGAAAGGTCTTTCAGCGGTTAGAAGCTTTCCTCCTGGGTGTGGAAGAGGTGCTCCCCCAGTTAGAATTCAACATGGCTCAAAATTCTTGAAGAATGATGGTTCAAGAGGTGAAAACAGAGATTGGAATGTTGAAGCATTAACCAAAGGTGCAAAGAAATCAAGTGCTGCGAGTTTCTCTGCAGCTCCAATCACTCACAGGAATGTGTCTGAAGACCATAAAATTTTGGAGGATCCAATGAGGAAGACACCTAGGAATGAGGATGGAAGTATAGAGGGGAAGTTTTTTAGAGAATTTGATCATGTGAAATCCAAGCAAGGAGAACTTGCAACTGGCCCTGAACCTATGGAAAATAGGGTTGTGGTGCAGGGTTTGAAGGCAGCACCACATTGCCCTTGGAGACAAAGCAAGAGGACGTTTAAATCCAATGCCAACCAACAGAATAGTTGA